The genome window CGGCGTGGCCTTCACCGAGAACCCGCGGCTGGTGCGCGGCCTGGACTACTACACCAAGACGACCTTCGAGTTCGTCCACGACGGCCTCGGCGCCCAGTCCGGCATCGGCGGCGGCGGCCGCTACGACGGCCTGATGGCCGAGCTCGGCGGGCAGGAGCTCTCCGGCGTCGGCTTCGGCCTCGGGGTGGACCGCACCTTGCTGGCCTGCCAGGCGGAGGGGCTCGCGGTCGGCGACCAGGCGCGTTGCGACGTCTACTGCGTGCCGCTGGGCGATGCCGCCAAGCGGCGGCTGGTCTCCATCGCCGGCGGCCTGCGCGGTGCCGGTGTGCGCGCCGACGTGGCCTACGGCGGCAAGAGTCTCAAGGGCGCCATGAAGGGTGCCGACCGCTCGGGCGCCCGGTTCGCCCTCGTGCTCGGCGAGCGCGACCTCGAAGCGGGAACGGCCCAGCTCAAGGACCTCTCCAGCGGCGAGCAGCGGCCGGTTCCGCTGGAGGACGCGGTCGCGGCCGTGCGGGAGGCGCTGAAGCCGTGACCGAACCCGAGGTGGTCCCGCTCGACCTGCTCGACCGCGCCACGATCCGCAAGCGCTCGCGCAACGTGGCGATCGCGGCGCTGATCGTCGCCGCCGCCATGGGCGGCATCGTCGGACTGGTGGGCGGCCCCCTCGGTTTCGCGATCACCGCCGGGGTCGTCGCGCTGCCGCTGCTCGCGCTGGCCTACGTCGAGTCCCGCAAGACCTGCTGGATGCAGGGCACGATGGTCTCGGTGCGCGCGGCCGGAACCCGGCGCGTCGAGCTGAAGCAGGCCACCCGGCTCGACCTGTTCGTCACCGACATGCGCGGCGCTCGCACGGTGAACCTGCTGGTCGGCGGTCCGCCGAAGAACAAGGCGATCAGCATCTCGCTGGCGATGTACGCCGGGACCGGCGGCCGGGAACTCGGCGTCTACCCGCTGCGGCGGCTCGCCGATGCCCTGGCCAGCACCGGCGACACCCGGGCCCTGGTGCTGTCGGAACTGGTCGTGGCGCAGCTGAAGTCGGAGGCGCGCGGCGACGGTGCGCCCGACCGCCCGCTGTACCGGCTCGCGTCGCTGGCGCCGCAGGGCAGGATGGCGCAGCGCCTGCACCCCGACGCGGTCGCCAGGTTCGTCACCGCGCTGGACTGAACGAACCTCGGGCGCGGGTCCGACTGCTTTCTGCGCCGCCGACCGGCGCCCTGGTTCAGTCGCTCGTCTCCGGGCGCGGGCGGCGGCGGCTCGGGCGCCTCGTCGTGAGCCTGGTGGTCCCGGCGCCGGAGGCGGCGCCCTGGCTCACCCGCGAGGCCGCCGACGTTCCCGTGCCGCCCGCGGGCTCGCGGGTCGCGACCGCGGCGGCGATCGCCGTCGTGATCGGCACCGCCGCGACCAGGCCGATGCTGCCGACGAGGGTGCGCACGACCTCCTGCGCCACCGCCTGCGTGGTGACGACCTCGGTGAAGGTCCGGCCCGACAGCGCGTAGGCGAGCAGCAGCGGCAGCGCGGCACCGGCGTAGGCCAGGACCAGCGTGTTCACCGCCGAGGAGACGTGGTCCCGGCCGATCCGCAGCCCCGAGGTGTACAGCTGCCGCCACGACATCCCGGGGTCGGCCTTGCGCAGCTCCCACACCGCGCTGGTCTGGGTGACGGTGACGTCGTCGAGCACGCCGAGCGCACCGATCACGGTCCCCGCGAGCAGCAGGCCGCGCGCGTCGATGGGGGTGCCCAGCACGCCGATGAGGCTCGTGGTGTTCTCGTCGAGCCCGGTGAGCGCGGTGAGCCCGGCGAACACCGTGCTGAGCACGCCGATGAGCGCCAGGCTGAGCAGAGTGCCGAGCACGGCGGTCGAGGTGCGCGCGGAGAAGCCGTGCGTCAGGTACAGCACCACGAACATGATCAGCCCGGAGCCGACCACCGCCACCAGCAGCGGATCCTCGCCTGCCAGGATCGCGGGCAGCACGAAGCCGACGATCAGCACCAGGCTCACGCCCAGCGCGATGAGGGCCGCCACGCCCTGCCAGCGGCCGAGCACGATCACCGCGGCGGCGAAGATCACCGCCAGCAGCAGCAGCGAGCCACCGCGCTGGAAATCCACCACCTGGTAGGACGTCTCGCTCTCGGGGTTGGCCCCGGCGTAGGACAGCACGATGTCGTCGCCGACGGCGAACTTGGGGGTGCCGGGGTCGGTGGGCATGGTCTGCTCCATGACCCGGCCGGGCAGCGGCCCGTCGTGCATCCGCACCCGCAGCTTCACGCACGTCTGGTCGCCCTCGACCGGTGCTCCCTGCGAACACGGTCCCGCCTCGGCCGCGATGACCTCGGCCTTCACCGGGTACTGCCCGAGGCCCAGGTCGGCGCCGGTCCGCTGCTGGTGGCCGAACGGGTAGAGCAGCAGGGTGCCGACGATCGCGGCCAGCGCGAACGGCACCAGGGCGAAGGCGAGCAGCCGCTTCACCTGCCGGGACGCCGGATCGGCCGGGCCGTGCCCGTGTCCGTGGCCATGTCCGTGGCTCGGCGTCTCGTTCTGGCCTCGGCGGCGTCCTCGGCCGGTCCTTCGATCCTGACCCTGGTCGGGCCCTCGCTCCTGTTCCCGGCCGCGTCCGCGGCTTCGTCCCTGGCCGCGAGCGCTCGAGCCCGTGGTGTCCTCGGTTCCCCGGGGAGGTCCGCCGGCGTCTTCGTTTCCCGCGCCGTGTCCGGACTCGGAGGATGGGTGCCGGCCCTGAGCATCGGGCCGCGGGCGTCGCCGCCTGCCGGGCTCCTGCTCGGGGCCGCTGCCGGGCCGTCCGCGCCCCGGCGCCTGGCCTTCTCCGGGGTCCTGGGGCTCGCCGGGTTCCGGGCGCTGCCCACGTCCTGGGGGCGGCCAATGCCCGGACGCCGACTCTTGACCCGGGCCCGGAGCCTGTCCCGGTGCCGGTCCTTGTCCCGGGCTCGGCCCTTGCCCCGGGGATGGTCCTCGTCCTGGGGGCGGCCCCTGTGCAGGACGCCGCCGCCGGCCCGGCCGAGGCTCCTGCCACCGGCTCTGCTCGAAATCCTGGTGGGGAGCCGCGCCGGGGGGCCGGTGGCCTTCGACGTGCCGCCTGCCCGGCTCGTGCGAACCGGTGTCGGTGCCGTTGTCCGGCCTGCGATGCCGACGAGTCGGGCGATGCCCCTCGCCTCCTGGTGGTTCTGCTGGGGGACGGTCGTCGGTCACCCGTCAATCGTATTGGGCGTTCGGGGGCTGTCGCTCGCAGTGCTCGTCGCCGAGGCACTTGGGGACCACGGAGGGAACGCGATCCGCCGCCTCGCGGAGACGCGCACCGCTCAGTGACGGCAGACACGATGGGCTGAACAGCGATGACCCCACTCGACATGATCTCGAAACTGTGTTCGAATCGAGTCATGCGTTGGGAACAACAGCGGGTCGCCCCGCCCGCCGAGCCAGGTACCACGCCGGAGCTGCCGCTGGCGCTGCCCGAGCGGGAGCCGGTGCGCGGCGGCCGGGCCGGCCTGCGGTTGCCGGAGCCGGTGCCGATCGAGGCGGGCACCGAGGACGCCTACGCCATCGAGATCCACGCGAAGTCGATCCTGAACCGGGTCCCGTCGGTCTCGGCGGTGCCGTTCGAGTGGACGCTCAACCCCTACCGGGGCTGCGGACATGCCTGCAGGTATTGCTTCGCGAGGCGCACTCACACGTACTTGGACCTGGACGCGGGGCACGACTTCGACAGCAAGATCGTGGTGAAGGTCAACGCGGGGGCGCTGCTGCGCCGCGAGCTGGCCGGCCCGCGCTGGACGGGCGAGCCGATCGCGATGGGCACCAACACCGACCCGTACCAGCGGGCGGAGGGGCGCTACCGGCTGATGCGGGAGATCCTGACCATCCTGGGGGAGCGGGCCAACCCGTTCTCGATCCTCACCAAGGGCACTCTCATCCTGCGCGACATGGACCTGATCCTGCGTGCCGCCGAGGTCGCGAAGGTTTCGGTCGCCGTGTCGATCGGCTCGGTCGACGAGGTGCTGTGGCGCAAGGTCGAGCCCGGGACCCCCTCGCCGCTGCGCAGACTCGAGGTCGTGCGGCGGTTCGCCGAGTCCGGGCTGGGGTGCTCGGTGCTGATGGCGCCG of Saccharopolyspora erythraea contains these proteins:
- a CDS encoding YibE/F family protein, coding for MKRLLAFALVPFALAAIVGTLLLYPFGHQQRTGADLGLGQYPVKAEVIAAEAGPCSQGAPVEGDQTCVKLRVRMHDGPLPGRVMEQTMPTDPGTPKFAVGDDIVLSYAGANPESETSYQVVDFQRGGSLLLLAVIFAAAVIVLGRWQGVAALIALGVSLVLIVGFVLPAILAGEDPLLVAVVGSGLIMFVVLYLTHGFSARTSTAVLGTLLSLALIGVLSTVFAGLTALTGLDENTTSLIGVLGTPIDARGLLLAGTVIGALGVLDDVTVTQTSAVWELRKADPGMSWRQLYTSGLRIGRDHVSSAVNTLVLAYAGAALPLLLAYALSGRTFTEVVTTQAVAQEVVRTLVGSIGLVAAVPITTAIAAAVATREPAGGTGTSAASRVSQGAASGAGTTRLTTRRPSRRRPRPETSD
- a CDS encoding Rv2578c family radical SAM protein is translated as MRWEQQRVAPPAEPGTTPELPLALPEREPVRGGRAGLRLPEPVPIEAGTEDAYAIEIHAKSILNRVPSVSAVPFEWTLNPYRGCGHACRYCFARRTHTYLDLDAGHDFDSKIVVKVNAGALLRRELAGPRWTGEPIAMGTNTDPYQRAEGRYRLMREILTILGERANPFSILTKGTLILRDMDLILRAAEVAKVSVAVSIGSVDEVLWRKVEPGTPSPLRRLEVVRRFAESGLGCSVLMAPILPGLSDSPEQIDETVAALTAAGASSITPLVLHLRPGAREWYHRWLREEYPHLLPMYERLYRNGAYAPKSYQRHIAELVDDAKRRHGAGGGADRNFRETAQPVEAEAGDTRPRLAAAARQSGDQQMTLL